One genomic region from Pseudoduganella dura encodes:
- the yfcF gene encoding glutathione transferase, which produces MLLFADAQYTSPYAMSVFVALTEKRIPFELKTIDLDAGANREGDYATRSLTQRVPTLVDGDFALSESSAITEYLEELRPDPALYPADLKTRARARQVQAWIRSDLLPIRQERSTNVVFYAPTDAPLSAAAQQAAGKLFKAADALLAHGGDHLFGSWTIADVDLAVMLNRLVLNGDDVPAALRAYATRQWERESVQGWVTLQRPPL; this is translated from the coding sequence ATGCTCCTGTTCGCCGATGCCCAGTACACCAGCCCGTATGCAATGTCCGTGTTCGTCGCATTGACGGAGAAGCGCATTCCGTTCGAGTTGAAGACCATCGACCTCGATGCCGGCGCCAATCGCGAGGGGGATTACGCGACGCGGTCGCTGACGCAGCGCGTGCCCACGCTCGTCGACGGCGACTTCGCGCTGTCCGAGTCGTCCGCCATCACGGAATACCTGGAAGAGCTGCGGCCCGATCCGGCCCTGTATCCGGCGGACCTGAAAACACGTGCCCGCGCGCGCCAGGTGCAGGCGTGGATCAGGAGCGACCTGCTGCCGATCAGGCAGGAGCGCTCGACCAATGTCGTGTTCTACGCACCGACCGACGCGCCGCTGTCCGCCGCCGCGCAACAGGCGGCGGGCAAGCTGTTCAAGGCGGCGGACGCATTGCTCGCGCACGGCGGCGATCACCTGTTCGGTTCCTGGACCATCGCCGACGTGGACCTGGCCGTGATGCTGAACCGGCTCGTGCTGAACGGCGATGACGTGCCGGCGGCATTGCGCGCGTACGCCACGCGGCAGTGGGAGCGTGAGTCCGTGCAGGGCTGGGTCACGTTGCAACGCCCGCCGCTGTAA
- a CDS encoding MFS transporter gives MALAYIMLTSVTAIMFKNLGMDNGKAAEYASYLILAYTIKPLFAPFVEMYRTKKFFVLCAQLTIGLGFGCVALAMSLPGYMAIMVGLFIVLSFVGATQDIASDGVYVTALDTRTQSLYCGIQSLSWNIGPIVASGGLVYLSGWLHTNVFGHDANAFGEAWIDSWRIVFFIVAGITLVMAVWHLRVMPDGAKAENAPVSIGEALFILKDSFITFFQKRDVWLMVGFAFLFRLSIGLLEKIGPFFMVDPVAKGGLGLSNELLGIVYGTYGLVAVLVGSLLGGLFVAKRGLKPTLFLLCCAVNIPNVTFLLMAMYQPTSLVAISAGVAIEKFFYGFGSVGFMIYLMQQLAPGRYTTTHYAFGTGLMGLCMMVTGLVSGHLQQWMGYVNYFWFVMAATIPSFLVTWFAPFHHKEG, from the coding sequence ATGGCGCTGGCGTACATCATGCTCACCAGCGTGACGGCCATCATGTTCAAGAACCTGGGCATGGACAACGGCAAGGCGGCCGAGTATGCGAGCTACCTGATCCTCGCCTACACGATCAAGCCGCTGTTCGCGCCGTTCGTCGAAATGTACCGCACCAAGAAGTTCTTCGTGCTGTGCGCGCAGCTGACGATCGGCCTCGGTTTCGGCTGCGTGGCGCTGGCGATGTCCCTGCCCGGGTACATGGCGATCATGGTCGGGCTGTTCATCGTGCTGTCGTTCGTCGGCGCCACGCAGGACATCGCGTCCGACGGCGTCTACGTCACGGCGCTGGACACGCGCACGCAGTCGCTGTACTGCGGCATCCAGAGCCTGTCGTGGAACATCGGCCCGATCGTCGCCTCCGGTGGCCTGGTCTACCTGTCGGGCTGGCTGCACACCAACGTGTTCGGCCACGATGCCAACGCGTTCGGCGAAGCGTGGATCGACAGCTGGCGCATCGTGTTCTTCATCGTGGCCGGCATCACGCTGGTGATGGCGGTGTGGCACCTGCGCGTGATGCCCGATGGCGCCAAGGCCGAAAATGCGCCCGTCTCCATCGGCGAGGCACTGTTCATCCTGAAGGATTCGTTCATCACGTTCTTCCAGAAGCGCGATGTGTGGCTGATGGTGGGCTTCGCGTTCCTGTTCCGCCTGTCGATCGGCCTGCTGGAAAAGATCGGCCCGTTCTTCATGGTGGACCCGGTGGCCAAGGGCGGCCTCGGGCTGTCGAACGAGCTGCTGGGCATCGTCTACGGCACCTATGGGCTGGTGGCGGTGCTGGTCGGCTCGCTGCTGGGCGGCCTGTTCGTGGCCAAGCGCGGCCTGAAGCCGACGCTGTTCCTGCTGTGCTGCGCCGTCAACATCCCGAACGTGACGTTCCTGCTGATGGCAATGTACCAGCCCACCAGCCTGGTGGCGATCAGCGCCGGCGTGGCGATCGAAAAATTCTTCTACGGCTTCGGCTCGGTGGGCTTCATGATCTACCTGATGCAGCAGCTCGCGCCGGGCAGGTACACCACCACCCACTACGCGTTCGGCACCGGCCTGATGGGGCTGTGCATGATGGTGACTGGCCTGGTTTCCGGCCACCTGCAGCAGTGGATGGGGTACGTGAATTACTTCTGGTTCGTGATGGCGGCCACCATTCCATCGTTCCTGGTGACGTGGTTCGCGCCGTTTCATCACAAGGAGGGGTGA